The DNA window TACATATATGTcaatatatacaaacacaaaaaTCTTTCCTTGTGCACGATGTAATGGCTACTGGAGGATAGGTGCCCAGCCCTAATTGTCTAGTAGTATTTGCTTCCCCCCAGGACTCATGGCTCTGATTTTGCACATGTCCTAGGAAAGACCCTGGGACAGAGGCTGGGGTAAGGGCGTGGGGGCAGTGCGGAGACCCAACCCAAGAGAATGAGCTTGGAGGTAACTGGGCATCTCTTCCCTTCCGGGTGGCGATCTGACAAGATGGAGTGTTCTCATGGCCACAGACCTCCAAGTGTTCAGGGAACACAGGTAGATTCTCACCATCTCGTTCGGGGCGCCACCTCCAGTCAGAGGACTCCCCAGGCTCCTCACCTGTCCCACAAGCTGCTTCACCCATGGCTAAGGACAGAGGGCCCCAGGGTGGTGGGtgcccaggggcagggggctgccagGTCACGGCCGACTTGCCACCGTGAACCCTGGAGCTGGGGGTGACAAGTAAGTACTGCCTGCCGTTTCCCTCAGGGCAAGAAGGGGACCCGAACCCCACCCAGGGCCAGGCACGGAGGGGTCTGCAGCGCTTTCCCAGAGAGGGTGGCTCGGCCCGATGCAAGACAGCCCTCTCGGAGGCATGACCTGCTCTTTCCTGTCTACATCCTCGCTCCACACTTCTCGGAAGTGATgttttcccttcaaaattcaaGCATATGTTGTGTTTGACCCATAAAACAATCtttggcttggggcgcctgggtggctcagtcagttaagcatccgactttggctcaggtcatgatctcacggtccgtgagttcgagcctcgtgttgggctctgagctgggagcctggagcctgcttcggattctgtgtctccctctctctctgcctctcccccgctcatgccctgtctgtctctctctcaaaataaacattaaaaaaatttaaaaacaatctttggCTTAACAAAAAGATGAACTACCTTTTAGTTTAACTACTTGAACTTTATCTCCTAAACTCCACGTAGAGTAGAATGTTTACCCTGTGGCTTCCACACTGACCCGTCACTGCATACCTCTCCTCTCTGGTCTGAGAAGCCCGAGCCTCCACTGGCCTCGGTTGCCTCCTCTGACCTGTGGCCCCTTCTAGGGACGAAGGAGTcgccctcctgcccctgcctgcaCCCCCACGGCCAATGAGGGTCTTACCTATGTTGCAGTTCTTGCCGGTGGGGCCAGGGGGGTACAGGCCTGTgatgtgtccctctgtctcctggCAGATTGCACTACCACAGGGCTCCTTGGCACAGGACCTGGCAGGGGCTGCGGCTCTCAGGGAGAGGCTGAGCGTCAAGAACACAGCGGCCTGGGGTTGTGACCTCAAGGTCAGGGCACAAGGACCCCTGGAGCCCACAAGGCTGCTTTGGGTCAGCATGTTTTTGGGGTCTCTGTCCTTCTTGGGCACCTGGCCCTAgcatcctgggggagggggtggggctctTTGACCGGGAAAGGTCTCTCGGCCCAGAGGGAGGGGCAAGGGATCCCAAGGCAAAAAGCAGGGGAAAATCATCGGCTTCCAGTGCCTGGTGCCTGGGCTGCGTCGAGGTGAGACCATCACCATTGTACAGAGAAGTCACCTGTACTGGGGTGGGGACTAAATGACACTTTAGGACAGCCAAGATGACACTTCATACTTTCCTAAATTGTGCAGGTCTTATCCCTACACGAAATAAATATCTGGGCATAGATGTCATCAGATTCGTTCTCTCCTCTCACGAAGAAAGAGAAACTCCATGGGGAAAGGGCGCGAGTAGAATTTCTAGCATCGTGTAAACAGtcatcctcctctctccctctgccaagtACAGATAGTCGAATTCACATATCAATGTTCTTGTGATGTAACTCCACTGTAACAGTAACAACCACTAATCACTAAGTGTGTGCCATGTGAGAAGCAGGACGCTAAGTGCTTGCTCGGTATATATTTATATCCTGTTTAATAGTCCCTggtactattcccattttacaggggaggctcagagaggttaagaaacttaccTGAGGCTGCACAGCTAATCTGTAGTGAAGCTTGAATTTACACCGCCTCCTACTATGCTACAGCCTGAACTCCCCGaacacatttaaggaaaaaaaaatcccaacaataCCTCCAACGGTTGCCGCGGATTCATCTGTCCCTCCTGGAGGAGTTGGGATGGAAGCATCTGTGGGGAAGGTGGCTGTTTGGGTCTCTTCTCCTGAGTGCAAGGGGCTTGAGGACTCGATTTCTAGGTGTGCCTCTGCAGGGCGCTGGGTCTGCTGGGTCCATTCAGACTCTGGGACGCTAGTGCCGATGACCACGTCCAGCCCTGACGTGTGACCAGACAGGTCTCTGCCGATTTCAGTCCTGTCTCCAGAAGCCATCGGAGTGGCCGAAGCCCAGCCCGATGCCTCTGTGCCCACATCGTGGGTGGTGGTTGGCTCCTCCCGCGCTTCCGGGGTGGCCGAGCCCTCCCCGGGGCCTTCCGGAAAGGCTGAGGTGCTGCCGCTCACCGCCAGGCCTGAGCCTCCCTCCACATCAGCGTCGGGGAAGGTGGGGGTGGTTTCACTTACATCAGGGGACCCGGAAGCCCCTCCGCTCACCTCAGGGGCAGCAGACGCCCCCGCTCCAGCCTCAGGAAAGGCAGGTGTCTCGCTGCTGGATTCCGGGACCGATCCTACCCCAGACCCGGGGAACGTTGGGGTGGCTCCACTCATTTCCCCAGACGCAGAGGCTTCTCCACTGGACTCGAAAAGCCGGGGTGTGTGTGTCATAGGGGGTCTTTGTGCAAGTTCCTGGGACACAGTTGGTTCAGTGACACCCTCCACGAACTCAGAAGTGATTAAAGTGACTTCTGGAAGTCCTGAGGCCTCTCCACTGGTGCCCGTGGCCGCAGAAGATTCGCCACTTACATCCACAGTGCCAGAAAAGTCCCCACTAAAATACGGAGTACTTGATGGCTCCCCACCGGGCTCCACCAGCCCGGACTGCGGCCCGCTCAGGTCCAAAAATCCCGAATGGTCTCCAGACACGTCTGGTGCTCCAGAATGGGCACCACTGAGTTCCACAATGCCCGAAGGCCCTTCTCCTGCTTCTTGGGCTGTTGGAGCCTGGGTTACAGATTCCACCAAAGTCCTGTCTACAAGAGAGACAGTGGGGAAACCGGAAGCAAGTCCACTGCCGTCATATGCTCCTGAGGGCAGGCTGCTCCCGATCTCTGCCCCGGAGGATTCTCCACTGACCTCAGCTACTGCACTTGGCAGGCCACTGAATTCTGGAGGCGGGGAGGTAAACCCGCCGGAGTCAACTGCTCCAGAAGACCGTCCACTGACATCCATGATCCCAGATGTGCCTGACAGACCTGCCTCCCCTGAAGGGAGTCCACTGAGTTCCACAGACCCCAagccttcttcttctttaaatgtaGTTGGGGTCACTTCGACCAAACTGGTGTCCACAAACGTAATGCCAGAAGATTCACCGCTGCCACTCACGGCACTGGGAACCAGGTCAGGGATTCCAGAGGTCGTGCCACTGACACCAGGGACCCCAGATGTTTCCCCACTCAGGTCGGTTATGCCAAATGGTTGACCACTGCCAGAAAGAACTCCAGAAGCTTCTCCACTGACATCTGGTTGGCCGGAGACCAGTCCACTGAGCTCAGTCACTGCAGATGTTTCCCCAGAAAACCCTGATGCCTGCCCACTGACTTCAAAAAGCCCAGATGTTCCCCCGCTGATGTCAGGAAATCCTGACGGCTGTCCACTGACACCAAAGAATCCGGATGTTTCCCCACTGATGTCAGGAGACCCAGAGGCTTGGCCACTGAGTTCAGCTCCTGACGGGAGTCCGCTAACTGCCCCACTAATGTCCAACTCGCTGGAGGGCAGCCCAGATGTTTCTCCGGCACCACTAATGCCAATAGTCCCCCTCCCTTCCAGTTCACTTGCAGTGGTGGTTGTGACCACTTCCACCAATGTAGTATCCACTAGGGAGACGGTTGGGAATCCAGAGGGAAGTCCACTAAAGTCAGGTAGGCCAGAGGATGGGCCACTTCCAAGGTCCACCCCAGAATACTCACCACTAAATCCAGATGGAAGACCACTTGCTTCTGGAGCTTGCCCACTTCCTAGAGTTCCAGAAGGTATTCTGCCTAAGTCCAAGTCTCCGGAAGCTGACCCAATCAAGTCTTCTTTCCCAGAAGGCAACCCACTGAGTTCCTCAGCTCCAGAAGCAGAGGTCTCCAGACCCTCCCCTCCAGAATAAAATTCACTGAGGTCCCCTACTCCAGAAGCAGAAGTCTCTGGATGACCCTCTACTCCAGAAGGCAGCCCACTGAGGTCCCCTACTCCAGAGGCAGAGGTCTCTAGACCTTCTCTTCCAGAAGGAAGTCCACTGAGGTCCCCTATTCCAGAGGCAGAGACTTCTGGACCTTCTCCAGAAGGCAGCCCGCTGAGGACCTCTACTCCAGAGGCAGAGACTTCTGGACCTTCTCCAGAAGGCAGCCCGCTGAGGACCTCTACTCCAGAGGCAGAGACTTCTGGACCTTCTCCAGAAGGCAGCCCGCTGAGGTCCCCTACTCCAGAGGCAGAGACTTCTGGACCTTCTGCAGAAGGCAGCCCGCTGAGGACCTCTACTCCAGAGGCAGAGACTTCTGGACCTTCTGCAGAAGGCAGCCCGCTGAGGTCCCCTACTCCAGAGGCAGAGACTTCTGGACCTTCTCCAGATGGCAGCCCGCTGAGGACCTCTACTCCAGAGGCAGAGACTTCTGGACCTTCTCCAGAAGGCAGCCCGCTGAGGACCTCTACTCCAGAGGTAGAGACTTCTGGACCTTCTCCAGAAGGTAGTCCACTGAGGTCCCCTACTCCAGAGGCAGAGACTTCTGGACCTTCTCCAGAAGGCAGCCCACTAAGGACCTCTACTCCAGAGGCAGAGACTTCTGGACCTTCTCCAGAAGGCAGCCCACTGAGGACCTCTACCCCAGAGGCAGAGACTTCTGGACCTTCTGCAGAAGGCAGCCCGCTGAGGACCTCTACTCCAGAGGCAGAGACTTCCGGACCTTCTCCAGATGGCAGCCCGCTGAGGTCCCCTACTCCAGAGGCAGAGACTTCTGGACCTTCTCCAGAAGGCAGCCCGCTGAGGACCTCTACTCCAGAGGCAGAGACTTCTGGACCTTCTCCAGAAGGCAGCCCACTGAGATCCCCTACTCCAGAGGCAGAGACTTCTGGACCTTCTCCAGATGGCAGTCCGCTGAGGTCCCCTACTCCAGAGGCAGAGACTTCTGGACCTTCTCCAGAAGGCAGCCCGCTGAGGACCTCTACTCCAGAGGCAGAGACTTCTGGGCCTTCTGCAGAAGGCAGCCCGCTGAGGTCCCCTACTCCAGAGGCAGAGGTCTCCAGGCCCTCACCTCCAACTTTAGGAATGCTGGGCCCTGTAATTCTATCTTCATCCCCGGAGGCCAGTCCACTTTCCACAGGCAGGCCTGAGCCCACTGCAGAGGTGAGACCACTGGAGTCAAGATCTCCAGAGGGCAGTCCACTTGAAATTTCCCCTGAGGGCTGTCCACTGGAGTCCAGACGTCCTGAAACTTCTCCACTGCCTGTGAAGTCACCACTGACTTCGGGTACCCCGGATGCCTCCCCAGAGCCTGGCATCTCAGTTCCACTGGGCACTGGGGGGGCAAGTGTGGATGGCTCCTCCCAGGGGAAGGGCTCCTCCGAGGGGCCTGGCTCCTCCGAGGGGGACGGCTCCTCCGAGGCTGAGGGCACTTCCGTTCCAGAAGGGCCTTCTGTGCTCTCCTCTGTTGCTGCACTGGTGGGAGGCCACGTTGGAGGGATccctggaagaaaggaagaagaaagatgaggTGTGGATTTAGTAACCCTGCCCTATTTAAGCTCACTCGTTCCTTCCACAGCAAAATGTTGCTTGAGAGGTGTGTTTAGACATTTTCTAGTGGAGCCTTGCTCAGTGTCTGGGGAAGGCAAGGAAGGAGGGGACCAGGAAGCGCCTCACCTGGCCGCTGTGCTCTGTGAGGCTCCAGGGGATGCCATCCCCATGGAAGTAGGGGCCTGGCTCCCATGAAAAGTAATCAAGGGCACCTCTCAGGCACCTCCATACTTGGATCTTTTATCTAAATCCACGATTTGCAAAGTGTGGTCTCTGAACCAGCAACACCAGCATTGTCTGGGAGCTTGATAGAAAAGCAGATTCTCAGATCTCACCCCAGTCCCACTGGTTCAgggagtctggggtgggggcggcatgttgtctttttttttttttttttaatgtttatttatttcttttgagagagagagagtgcgagtggggaagaggggcaaagggagggagggagaggaagaggaagaggaagagagagagacagagagagagagagagagagagagagagagagagagagagaaccctaagcaggctccacactcagtgcagagcccaacacagggctcgatctcaggaaccatgagatcatggcctgagcaaaaatcaagagttggatacttaaccgactgagccacccaggcaccccagcttgttgtctttttttaaaatatttatttattttggggagagcacaagcagagaaggggcagagggaaggggacagaggatctgaactgggctctatgctgaccggttgacagcagagagcctgatacggggctcgaactcacgaactgtgagatcataacctgagccgaagttggacgctcaacccactgagccacccaggtgccccagcatgtTATCTTTTAAtaagctcccccacccccgaacCCTGACAACACTGATGACCCCTCAAGTTTGAGAATCATTCATCCAAACCATCCCTTCAAGGCAGGGGAGGCCAGCTGGTGTTGTTTGCAAAAATACATCAAGTACATCAACTTTTTCAATTCTGAGAGTGCTATTACAGAGGATTtggaaaacagaggaaagaagcCCCATCATGCTAAATAATCAtgatggcattcttttttttttccatgggcATTTAAAAACAACCTAGCTGGGATTGGACCTCGCATGTTCCTTTGGGCTCATTTCTTAGGTAGAGAGCCTGAGCACAGCGGGTGCTATCCCTCCAGGCAGAATCTTGGCGGTGGGTAGGGGGTTCAGGATAGCAGTCGTGGCATTCAAGAGGACTTCCCGTGGAAACTCCCACTAGCTGCTGCCAGGATCCTGTGCCAAGCCACACACTCAAGCCAAAGAGGACTCAGTTATTTTTGTCCTGGTGAAGGGGGAGGTAAGGAAAGGGTCACAGGCGGGTGTGGCTGCTGGGTGAGGTCTCTGGGCCAGAATCCCACCTGCTCCACTGATGCACCCTCACCTTCTGGCATGGAGGGAGGCCAGGCTTTGTGTTTCTAGCAGCCAGAGGAGCGCCGAGCACGGCTGAATTGCTGGGGAACAGTGCACTGAGTGACTAGATGACGAACTGGGAAGCTCTGATGGACTCGTTCCTTCAAATGAACGTGCCCCTGGGTGAGGTGACTCTACTAAGCACACACACATTACTGTGCATTTAATTCAGCCTTACGCGgggatgcctggatggttcagccggttaagcgtccgactcttgatttcagctcaggtcacgatctcacggttcatgagttcgagccccacatcgggctctgtgctaacagtgcagagcctgcttgggactctctctctctccctctctctctgcccctcccctgctggtactctctctctctctcaaaatataaatatataagtaaatattagcATATCCAACGGCCCTGAGAAGGTCTGCAGTGAGGAAACCTGTTAATCTTTCTGTAAGCCAGCATTTCCCTTATGGCCACAAAACACTTTTTCCAACAGGGTGAGGGGCCTAGAAGCTTTCATCCCATCAAGTCCCATCTGATTTTATCAGGACAGATGGGGCTCAGGAAGTTCTGGCTGGGGATGCCTGGCCCAGAAGAGACACATAGAAGGAGGAACAAAGCAAGGAGACAGGTCACGGTCACACTTTCAACTACCCCTCTGGGTCCTCACCCCTCTATTAGAGATCCTCCCACAAGAGAGTTTTTAAAAGGCTGGAAGGTAGGGGTGTAAATGCaggaagacagagtgagaggtGCTTTATGAACAAGGCTGCCCCTTTCTTCTCTTGACCGTTGTCCTAGAGGCCAGTTGCGGGGGCTGACGTTGCCCAGAGCAGCACATTCAGCTAGTGTGACACAGAGGGGACACAGAGCACATGTCCCACCCTAGGACACACCCCAGAGCCCTAGCCACACAGACCTGGTGATGGGGAAGTGCCTACTGGGGTGTAGGCCAGTTCCCATTCCGTCTGGTTTTCTGGCTCAGTGGTGAATTCTGGGCTTGTCGTGGTCTCCTCTCCGGAGGGGACAGCAGCCACACCAGGCACCACCTGGGTAGCGATCCAGTCCTCCACAGAGGGCGTGGCTGTGCcaccctcttcttcttctggagaGGGCGCTGCTGAGACACCTAAAGAGATGAGGGTGCTAAGAATTCCTTCCTACCAGTGACCCATCCCAGGTTGGCCCTTCTCAAGGGGGACTAGAAGATTCCGAGAGGGGCCAGGCTGGTGCAAAAACCTTGCTAGACCTCgacagcccccccgcccccaaacccAGTGAGATGGTTTCTGTCTTCCTCAATAAGAGCTGTCTGCATCAATTACACAATTTCGATACGCACACACCATCAGCACACAGGTTATTTCAGGGCGGTCTGGGACATCTCTTCTGCAGAATCTATTatacatgccaggcattgtttaaaggtgttatgtatataaaatcattttatccCACAACAGCCTTATGAGATAGGTACTGTATCATTTACagctagggaaactgaggcacagagttaaATGACTCGCCCAGGGTCAGTGGCTTATAAGAGGCAGATCTAGTCTTTGAAGAAAAGCATCTGGCACCAGCCCCCGCTCTCACCTACGGCATGACGCTGCCTTTCCTGGGGACAGAAATTATGGGTCAAAAATAGGAGGCTGTGATTTAAAATCCATGAAGTCACCCCAGCACTGGAGGGTGAAGGAGGGACTTCTTGACTGGGGGTAACTGTTTTGGTTTGGGGGAAACCGGAGGTGGGCTTGGTCGGGAAAGAGGCCAAAACCTCTCGGCAGTTACAGAAAAGGCCGAGTTCACGGAAGGTCGGGGACTGTGCACGGGGGGGTGCATGGGTAAACATTGACAGGGAGACTAACTGGTGCAGCTTCTGCTGCTCGGGGGCCCCCGACAGCGGTACTGGCACAAGAGCCTCGACACATCATCCTCTGGGAGGGGTTTGGCTTTCGTGAGGCTGGCGGTGTGGGGCTGAGCTTTCTCTGAGCTGGGTTTTAAAAGGTGACCCTGGAAGTCTGAGAAACTTGGCAAAGCTCAGGTCTTATTTTTCATTAACTTTGTTTTGGAATAATTCTACATTCACAGGAAGCTACAAAGACACTCAGCTTTGATGCATCATATATAAAACACGGCTCAAGCTGCGACTACAATGTAGGTTCCAGTCAGTGCTTTCAGACCCGCCGATCTCATCCCTTCAGAGCCCCGCCCTAAGCCTTGGCCACGCCCTAGCCACGCCCTAGCCACACCCCCTGGGCCGTTTGATGACAGAATTCTCGGAACTCCCGCTAGTAAAGTGGTTTGATCCGCACTGGGTCCTCAGCACAGGTCAATTAAAAATCTGAGTTTCTGGTGTTTAGTGAAGCGTAATAGAACACTTGGACTCAACTCCTCACAAAAATATCTGGAAGCAGGAGAAACCTTGGCAAGGGTTGCAAATTAAAACGGTATATatattgtgtgcatgtgtatatgggTGTTATTTACAACAGTAAAGCTAACATTTGCTGAGAATTTACTATGTCCCAAGCACAATGCCAAGTGTTTTGTGTGCACTATCCCAGTTTATCGGTACAGCAACCCTTTCAGGTAGGAACTATTACAtcactattttatagatgaaacagaggaacagagaggttaagtgacttgcccagggtcacacagctattacGCAGAAGAACTGTAATCAAAATTCAGGTCAACCTGGTTTTAGAGCCCAAGCTTTCACtcgcctctctctgcctgtctcggAGGAACTTGAGAAGGATGTACATGCCTTGGGGTCAACGCTCAAGATCATGCTAGCTCCGGAGCTGGCCCTGCCCAAGAGGGACTGACTTTTCCCTCCTTGCTCTGATGGATGGGGATAGCGGGCAGGAGTGAAGGTGTGAAGGGGTGAAGCCAGAGGAGTCACCCCCAGGCAGAagggaggctggaggagaggtgaGAACACGTACCTCGGAAGCAGAAGGCATGATGCCGGGACAGTGGGTCTGGGAGGCCTGTCTGGTTGGGGTAAAGGTAGACGGTTCTCACGCCTGGCTTGTCTCCGCCACAGGAGGGCCTCGGGGTGACGATGGGGTAGCGGAGGCTGCCGTCGGACAGCCAGCCAGCATAGCACTTGTCCAGGCCCTGGCTCCAGGCGGCGTAGAGCTGGCCCGTGGAGGCCAGTGTGGCGTTGTGGGATTCACAGAATGCCAGGGCCTCCTCGAAGGTGAACTGTTCCGGGCGTGTGACAAAGAACACCTCccctgggggcagaggcaggtGCAGGTGTGACCCTCATGTCCACAGCCAGAGTAGCCTCAGCTCACCCAGGGGCGGGGCAAGAGAATTGAAGCCAGTTGGTCACTCTACATGGAAacagcctccctccttctctgttttctagaCTGCCCCGTCACACTTGGGGCCCCCCTCCTCTGCTAAGAGAGGCATTCCCTTGGGCACCTTCCCTCCAACTCCCCTGTGCTCCCTACACCACAGCACTTAAGCATGGAGCACCCGAACGCTGTGGAcctgcaacccccacccccaccctgggggcTCCTCGAGGGGAGGGGTGGGTCCTGTAGCCACTCTTGGGGTTTCGGTCCCCACACCCAGAACTGTACGCAGCTGCTTGTCTGAATTGGGGGCAGGAGGTTCACATTTAGTGGACACCTACTGTACCGGGCCCTTCTCATACACATCTCATTTGATACTCACAGAAATCTCTGATATGAGGCACAATCagccctattttatagatgaggaaaccgaggcccagagaggttaagtaacctgccccaGGTCCCCAAAACAGGTGAGTGGCTATACCAAAATCTTTCCAGAATAATGCCAGCATTTCCAAAATTGGGTTCTATGGGATAGTAATTTGATGATTATAATTGAAACGAAAAGACGTGAAACGCagcaaaataaaatgtctgtGGTTGAGTAAGCTTGGGCACTTGGCTAAGCACAGTTAAAGAGGTTTTTCtattgcaggacttctcagaggcTTTCATTTGTTCCAAGGCACCGAGATTCTCCAAGAGGCAGATGGGGGAGGCCTCGCCTGCAATCCTGGGGGACCCGTATGAACCATTccggagggagagagggagcttGGCCCGAGAGAGGGGCTGGGCCGGCCTTTCTGCCCCTGGGTGGGAAGAGAGCCGGGGGGATGGTAATTCCCCCTCCTCTTTGTGTCTCCCCATCAGCCCCCTGCCTGGCTGGGGCCCCAAATGTGAGAATGTGGCTTGTACCCTCGAGCCTGTCCACGTAGCAGTAGACATCATAGGTTTCTGACGGTGGCCGGACGCCGTAGGTCCTGACTCCCGGGCTGCTGTCTTTATCACCCACACATGGGGTTCGTGGGCTCACGATGGGGTATCTGcaaaggagggcaggaggggcacctgAAAGCCTATTCCAGGGGCCGGGAGAGGCAGGGCCCGGGGTGAGGCTGGCAGGCCTCTTGGGACTCTGGCAGGGTGCATCTTCAGTGACAGCAGTCCCCTTATGTGGCAAGCTCCCCGTGTGGCTGAGGAAAGGGTCTGGAGGCCCCTGGGGGGATTCCCGGCTTCAGAAGAGAGCCGGTTGTATAGAAGGGCATTGGGTCAAGCTGGAGGGGACCCGGGCGGGGGGGCCTTGAGGAgagattctccctccctgttCCTTGGGGGTAAATGACCAAGGACTTAATGTCACCTGGGGCCCTTCGCCACCGACTCAGGATAATATGCCTTGGTTCTGGGGGAGAAATTAGGGGAGCAGCCATGGAGTCATGAATTCGTTCATTATTGCACAGTGTATTGGGTGCCCACTGTGCACTGGCTGGCTCCCCAAGCCCGACCCCTCACGGTTCTGGGCTGGAAGCGAGGCTGGGCTCATCCCTCACCTGACAGTCTGGTCTTGCAGCCAGCCAGCATCACACTGCTCGTAGCCTGCTTCATAGGCGGCCTGGAGCTGCTCCGGGGAGGCGATCACTGCCCCGGTGCGCAGGCAGGCCTGCTGAGCTTCCGCAAACGTCAGGGCGTAGCGGGCAGAGCCTGGCCGGTAGTGGAACACAacccctgggtggggaggggagggagagaaggagagacgaGGTAGGCTCAGGGCAGGGACTGGATACCAGCATGCCGGTGCCCATGGGGCGGGTCCTCATGGCTTTGAGGGCGTGGAGGGAGCTCTGGCTCCTTGAGGAGTGACTTCCCTtcaccccctccttcctttcctgcttctgatcctcttcTCAACCAAGCTGGTTCCCTCCGCTTGTTCAAGCTGCTCCTGAACTCCATCTCCCTGAGAAAGCCTTTGATGACTCTTCTGCCCTGGGTGTCCCCAACCTTCCTCTTTGGGCCCCTCACTCCCAGACTGCTCATTTGTGCCTTTACCCTTTAAAACAAACGCATTTTTTTCTCATGACAAAAAGAATACACGTTCATTACAGAAcattcagaaaatacagaaaaggctAAGGAATACACCAACCATTAGCATTTCTTCCACTTGGCCCAGGGGCCAGGGGGTGGGCGGCCTCTCTGAAAGTGGCTGTGAGAGTTTTTGTGGGTGTGCACCGGGCACATTCTGGGGAGTGTCCTCATGGCTTTGGCCAGGTGCCCAAAGGGGCCCTGTCTTTGAGCCCCCCATTTACTCAGCCTTTCCTGTTGTATCCAGCCGCACACACACTTCCCTGGGTGATCGGCCAGGTTATATCACAGCTGCAAATCCCACATCCTCTGTCCTGTGGCAGGTGCCCATCCGTCCATTGGCGCCTTCTCACATGGTGGCCAGTGGGGCTCTTCCCAGTCCCGGGCCAACCCTCAGACCCGGCCATTGTTGGCGTTACCCCCCGGAACTTCCAAACAATTTCTCCTTCCCAACATATTGTATTTCTCTGGGCAATTCAGGCTGAAATCCTGCTTGGTGGCATCATGTGTGTGATGGTGGAAGACAGTGACTATTTGCTCTTCCCCCAGGAGGGGACACCACCAAGGCCCTTAGGAAAGCCACCCCAGAATGTCCTTCTGGTTCTTGGATTGGAGTATGGGGAACAGCTGAGCTCTATGTGACATGACATCCAAAGTCTCCAGACATT is part of the Neofelis nebulosa isolate mNeoNeb1 chromosome 7, mNeoNeb1.pri, whole genome shotgun sequence genome and encodes:
- the ACAN gene encoding aggrecan core protein isoform X6, encoding MTTLLLVFVTLRVITAASAIEASDPDNSLSVSIPEPSPLRVLLGSSLTIPCYFIDPMHPVTTAPSTAPLSPRIKWSRISKEKEVVLLVATEGQVRVNSAYQDKVSLPNYPAIPSDATLEIQNLRSNDSGMYRCEVMHGIEDSEATLEVVVKGIVFHYRAISTRYTLDFDRAQRACLQNSAIIATPEQLQAAYEDGFHQCDAGWLADQTVRYPIHTPREGCYGDKDEFPGVRTYGIRDTNETYDVYCFAEDMEGEVFYATSPEKFTFQEAANECRRLGARLATTGQLYLAWQSGMDMCSAGWLADRSVRYPISKARPNCGGNLLGVRTVYLHANQTGYPDPSSRYDAICYTGEDFVDIPENFFGVGGEEDITIQTVTWPDVELPLPRNVTEGEARGNVILTVKPIFDVSPTIPEPEEPFTFVPEVGATAFPEAENRTGEATRPWGVPEESTPGLAFTAFTSEDHVVQVTAVPGATEVPGRPRLPGGVVFHYRPGSARYALTFAEAQQACLRTGAVIASPEQLQAAYEAGYEQCDAGWLQDQTVRYPIVSPRTPCVGDKDSSPGVRTYGVRPPSETYDVYCYVDRLEGEVFFVTRPEQFTFEEALAFCESHNATLASTGQLYAAWSQGLDKCYAGWLSDGSLRYPIVTPRPSCGGDKPGVRTVYLYPNQTGLPDPLSRHHAFCFRGVSAAPSPEEEEGGTATPSVEDWIATQVVPGVAAVPSGEETTTSPEFTTEPENQTEWELAYTPVGTSPSPGIPPTWPPTSAATEESTEGPSGTEVPSASEEPSPSEEPGPSEEPFPWEEPSTLAPPVPSGTEMPGSGEASGVPEVSGDFTGSGEVSGRLDSSGQPSGEISSGLPSGDLDSSGLTSAVGSGLPVESGLASGDEDRITGPSIPKVGGEGLETSASGVGDLSGLPSAEGPEVSASGVEVLSGLPSGEGPEVSASGVEVLSGLPSGEGPEVSASGVGDLSGLPSGEGPEVSASGVEVLSGLPSAEGPEVSASGVEVLSGLPSGEGPEVSASGVEVLSGLPSGEGPEVSASGVEVLSGLPSGEGPEVSASGVGDLSGLPSAEGPEVSASGVEVLSGLPSAEGPEVSASGVGDLSGLPSGEGPEVSASGVEVLSGLPSGEGPEVSASGVEVLSGLPSGEGPEVSASGIGDLSGLPSGREGLETSASGVGDLSGLPSGVEGHPETSASGVGDLSEFYSGGEGLETSASGAEELSGLPSGKEDLIGSASGDLDLGRIPSGTLGSGQAPEASGLPSGFSGEYSGVDLGSGPSSGLPDFSGLPSGFPTVSLVDTTLVEVVTTTTASELEGRGTIGISGAGETSGLPSSELDISGAVSGLPSGAELSGQASGSPDISGETSGFFGVSGQPSGFPDISGGTSGLFEVSGQASGFSGETSAVTELSGLVSGQPDVSGEASGVLSGSGQPFGITDLSGETSGVPGVSGTTSGIPDLVPSAVSGSGESSGITFVDTSLVEVTPTTFKEEEGLGSVELSGLPSGEAGLSGTSGIMDVSGRSSGAVDSGGFTSPPPEFSGLPSAVAEVSGESSGAEIGSSLPSGAYDGSGLASGFPTVSLVDRTLVESVTQAPTAQEAGEGPSGIVELSGAHSGAPDVSGDHSGFLDLSGPQSGLVEPGGEPSSTPYFSGDFSGTVDVSGESSAATGTSGEASGLPEVTLITSEFVEGVTEPTVSQELAQRPPMTHTPRLFESSGEASASGEMSGATPTFPGSGVGSVPESSSETPAFPEAGAGASAAPEVSGGASGSPDVSETTPTFPDADVEGGSGLAVSGSTSAFPEGPGEGSATPEAREEPTTTHDVGTEASGWASATPMASGDRTEIGRDLSGHTSGLDVVIGTSVPESEWTQQTQRPAEAHLEIESSSPLHSGEETQTATFPTDASIPTPPGGTDESAATVGDIDECLSSPCLNGATCVDAIDSFTCLCLPSYRGDLCEIDQELCEEGWTKFQGHCYRYFPDRESWVDAESRCRAQQSHLSSIVTPEEQEFVNNNAQDYQWIGLNDRTIEGDFRWSDGHSLQFENWRPNQPDNFFVSGEDCVVMIWHEKGEWNDVPCNYYLPFTCKKGTVACGDPPVVEHARTFGQKKDRYEINSLVRYQCTEGFVQRHVPTIRCQPSGHWEQPRITCTDPSTYKRRLQKRSSRPARRSRPSTAH